The following is a genomic window from Chitinophaga caseinilytica.
CATGCCGCGTACCCGCGATGTGGCCAGCACGCATGAAACACTGGGCTATGGCAAGTTTCCGGCGCTTCATCTCGACGAGACGTTCTATTCCGACCGCCTGGCAGACAGCGTCCGCGCTACCGGCGCGCGGGTATGGATGAACGCGCTCGGCGAGTTCGATAAAAAGGAACAGGCACAGCGGGGCGCGGGGTTCGACAGCTTTTTCCAATCCTTTCCCCGCACCGGCATCGTGCAAACCGATTTGCCCGGCGAGCTGGTCGAGTATCTCCGGAAGAAGGGGAAACACCGTTTATAATATCTCGATAAACCCGTCTGTTCCGTTCACGCGGATCCGCTGCCCGTCCGCAATCAGGCGGGTAGCGTTGTCTACGCCCACCACGGCCGGTAATCCATATTCCCGGGCGATGACGGCGCCATGGGTCATGAGGCCGCCTACTTCGGTGACGAGGCCGCTGATGGCGACGAACAGGGGCGTCCAGCTGGGATCGGTGAACGTGGTAACGAGGATGTCGCCCGGTTCGAGGACGGCGGCTTCCATATCGAGGATCACGCGGGCGCGGCCTTCGATGGTACCGGAAGACACCGGCAATCCGGCGATGGCGCCTGCCGGGAGGTTTTCGCGACGGTAATTTCCCGTGAGCACTTCGCCTTCGGAAGTGATGACGCGCGGCGGCATGAGTTTTTCGTACCCGATGAAATCTTCCTTTCTTTTTTGAAGGAGATTTTTATCGATTTGACGGGTGCCAACCAATTCCCGGATTTCCTCCAGCGAACAATAGAAAATATCTTCCCTGTCCGCTAAAACCTTCGACTGCACCAGCTTTTCAGCTTCTTTCAGCAAAGCTTTCTTATACAGGGCATAATGGCTCACGATCGTGTATTTCGGGTATTCCCGGAAGCCGATGAGGTTACGCATGAGGCGGATCATACGATGCGTTTCGGCGGCTTTCCTGTCGCCGTCGGGCAAAGCGCGCAGTTTTTGGAGGAGGCGTTGCTCCATGTTTTCCGCTTCGCGGCGGCCCTGTTCGAACTTTTGCCGGGCGGCGCCGTGTGAAAAGGCGCGCACGTTGCCGAGCAGGATGGGGACCAGCGCCGCGGGGTGCTCGTGCCATCGGGGCCTGGTGATATCGATTTCGCCGGGGCATCGCATGCCGTAGGTTGCCAGGAAAGCCAGCAGGGCTTCGTGTACATGGTTGCCGCCTTTGAGCTGTAAAAGGGTGTCGGGAAATCCGTCCAGCTGGCCGCTTTCGAGGTAGTTGACGATTGCCGGATATGGGCGGATGGTGTCGGCCACGTCCATCAGCGCAAGGCCCATTTCGGAAGTGATGTTGTTGGGAACGGATTGGGTGAGCGTATCGGCCACGTTCGTTTCCCCGAGCCATTCTTTTATTTGGTCGTTGATCCAGTGCGTGGCGTTCATACCGGTCATCACCACGCCGAAAAAATCAGGGGAGGAGCGGCGCTCTTTCGCCCGGCGACTGTCGTCCACGATAAAATCGATCAGCTCCACGCCGGATTTCGTGGAGATGGTTTCCGCCAGTTCGGCGATGGCCTTGTTCCCGCTTTCCATGAGCGTCTGCACAATGGCGGGATCGTAGGTGTTGAGGGTTTCATAATCGGGCGGCTGGATGCCGGGGCCGGGAGCGGGGAGGGATTCGTTTTCGGGATCGGGGATGAAATTGCCGCGGTCGATGAGGGATTGAAGGGCGTCGCGCATGAGGGGGTCTGATTTCCCGAAAAGGTTGAGCATGAACGCGCGCCGGGGCGAAGTCAGCTCCGGCATCACATCCACGAAAATCCTGCCGCCGGCCGTGGCCATGGGCCTACCGGCGGTTAACATGAAGAACGATATGCCGAGGGGCTTCATCGCATCCGTCATCATTTGCTGGTGGCCGGTGGATAAATACACGCGATGGGAATCGTCGTTTTCTTCGGGGACCGGGTACAGCGTGGTGATGGGCCGGCTTTGTACGATGTAGTATTTCCCGCCAGCATAGCACCATTCGATGTCCTGCGGCGCTTTAAAATGCGCTTCGATCTGTTTACCGGTGCGCGCCAGTGCCAGGATTTGATCGTCCGTCAAAGCCTGTTCCCGCTGGTGTTCCGGGGAAATGGGCCGTTCTGCAGTGCCGCCGTTTTCCGAAGCGAATATGCCCAGTTGCTTGCTTGAAATACGCTTTTCCAATATCTGCCCGTCCCTGACCTTGTAAACGTCCGGGTTCACTTTCCCACCAACGAGTGCTTCGCCCAGGCCGAACCCCGCGTCGATAGACACCACTTTGCGGTTACCGGAAACCGGGTCGGCGGTGAACATGATCCCCGAAACTTCCGGGAAGATCATTTCCTGTACAACCACCGCCAGCAACACTTTCCGGTGATCAAAGCCTTGCTGCATCCGGTAAACGACGGCCCTTTCCGTAAACAACGATGCCCAGCATTTGCGGATGTTCGCCAAAATATCTTCGATGCCGGAGATGTTGAGGAACGAGTCTTGCTGCCCCGCGAAAGACGCCGTGGGAAGGTCTTCCGCCGTTGCGCTCGACCGTATCGCGAAAGCTGTTCCTGCGTTAAAGTCAGCCAGTTTTTTTGTTATTGCAGCGATGAGTTTTTCAGGTAGCGGCGCGTTTTCAATGGACGAACGTATCGCGGCGCTGATGCGGGCGATGGATGGGCGGTCGCCGGGTTGCACGCGTTCGAGTTCCGTAATGTCTTTTTTGATGTGCGCATTTCCGTCGATGAGGGATCGAAAGGCTTCCGTTGTGACACAAAAGCCCCGTGGTACGGTGATCCCTTCCATTTTCCCCAGTTCCCCGAGGTTCGCGCCTTTGCCGCCGGCCAGGGAGATCATCGATGCGTTGGTTTCCTGCAAATCGAGAAGGTTACTTTCCATTTGATCGTTGGGTTTTGGTAGGTGGATGATGGAGCGATTGCGTGGTGGTTTTCCGCAAAACGAGAAAGTTATTTTCCATCTGCTTTTTGTTTTTTGGCAGGTGGATGATGGAGCGATTGCGTAGTGGATTCCATGAGCGCGATCGCTTTTTCGAAGTAGGTGGCGATGACTTGCTGTTCTGCTTCCGAAAACGAAGCCAGCAGCGCGGTGGATTCCTGGCGAAACTCCCGGTACAGGGGTTCCAGGAGCTGCTGTATTTTTTGGGTGACGGGCTCGATGATCACTTTGCGGCGGTCGTTTTCCGCGAAGCGCCGTTTCACCAGTTTTCTTTTCTCGAACCGGTCGATCAGTCCTGTTACAGCGCCCGTGGTGAGCCCGGTCAAGGCAGACAGTTCGCCAGCCGTCATTTGTCCTTTCTGGATGAGGAAGCCCAGGTATTTATGGTCCGTCCCCGACAGACCGGCTTTACGGGCCACGGCTTCGTGCATTTGGATCGACGAAAAAGCAAAATGCTGGCTGAGTTTCCGGAGGATGGTGATATCGCCTGTTTCCATACTTTATCTTATTGAATTAATATCTTAGTTACTAAGATAATATTTTTGGATGTTAAAAGTCGGAGTGGAGGGATAAAATTTTGACCAAACCAACGGTTATCCGCTGCTTTCATTTGACATACAATCGTTTATAGCCCCAATCCTCGTTGTATGCAGACAGTAATCCTTCAGCCAGAAAATCCCAGAAGCCATTGCTGTGTTAAAACCCAAATCCCACAAACAACTTTGACATGCAATCGTTTATAACCCAATCCCCCGTTGCCTGCAACTAGTAATCCTCCAGCCCCAGAAATCCCCCCTGAAGACACTGCTGGGTTAAAACCCAATTCACACTAACAACTTTGAAATGCTAATTTTTTTAGTACTTTTGCTAAAGACTTACGCAAGCGATCATTGGTGCATGGAACCGGCAAAACAAGATATCATCCAGGATTTGCGGAGGGAAATCCTCCGGCTCCAGGGCTTAAAGGCAGCCACCACCGAAATCCCGGAAGATTTCGGCCTCAGCGCCATCAGCCATGTTTTCCCGCAGGGCGTTTTCCCGACCGGTGTGATCCATGAACTGACAACCGCCGAATCGCCCATGTCCGCCACCAGCGGCTTCGCCTGTTATTTACTGAGCCGCCTCATGCGCAGGGGCACCGTTTCCGCCTGGATCTCCACACACCGCACCTTATTCCCGCCCGCACTTGCCGGTTACGGCATCGAGCCAGACCGCATCCTTTTTATCGACGCCGCCAGCGGCCGCGATGCACTCTGGGCCATGGAAGAAGCCCTCCGCTGCGATCAACTGGCCGCCGTGGTCGGTGAAGTCCGCGACCTCGATTTCACCGCCTCCCGCCGCTTACAACTCGCGGTAGAGAAAAGCAAAGTCACCGGCCTGGTATTACGCCCTTCCGGCAGCAGGCTCGTTCAAAACGCCTGTGTTTCGCGCTGGCACATCTCCTCTCTGCCCAGCACACCTTCCTCCGGCCTCCCCGGCGTAGGCCACGCCCGCTGGAAAGTAGAGCTCCTCAAAATGAGAGGCGGCAAAACCGGGATGTGGGAAATGGAATGGACACCCGAAACCCTGCACATCCTTTCTCCGGCCAAAACACCGGTTACCGCAGACGAATGGAGGAAAATCGGGTAGCATGGAACAGCGGTACGTTTCAATATGGTTCCGTCACCTCCTGACGGACTGGATGGCCATCCGCACCCCGGCGCTCACCGGAACGGCCTTCGTATTCACTACCAAAGACAGGGGCAGGAACATGGTTTCCCACGCCAGTGCCACCGCACAATCCGCCGGCATCGCACCCGGCATGCTGCTCACGGATGCGCGGGCACGTGTAAACGCGCTACAGGATTTCGAATTGCCCGAAAACCAGGAAACGCACATCCTCCAAAAAATCGCCAACTGGTGCCTGCGCTTCACGCCCGCCGTGGCCCTGGACGCGCCCGACGGACTGCTATTGAACGTGACCGGCTGCGCGCATCTATGGGGTGGGGAAGCGGCTTACCTGTCTGATTTGATGGAAAAGCTCACCGCATTCGGGTACATCCTGAACGCAGGCATGGCACCTTCGCCTGGCAGCGCCTGGGCCATCGCGCGCTTCGGCTCCGCCAGTCAGATCATTCCCAATGGCGATCAGCTCAAAGCCTTGCTTGGCTTACCTCCCGCGGCATTGCGCCTGGAGCAGCACACCGTAAACCGCCTCTATCAGCTGGGCCTGGAACGGATCGAAGATTTCATCAAAATGCCGCGCCCCATGCTCCGCCGCCGGTTCGGCCCGCTATTGCTCACCCGGATCGACCAGGCGCTGGGCTACGAAGCCGAGCCCCTGACTTACATCCAGCCACCCGTTCCCTACAACGAGCGCCTCCCGTGCCTGGAGCCCATCATGACCGCCACCGGCGTCACCATTGCACTCGAGCGCCTGTTGGAACACCTCTGCGCACGCCTCCAGGCAGAAGGCCAGGGCCTCCGGAAAGCCACGTTGCTGGCCTATCGCATCGACGGTAAAACCATTTCCATCCAAATCACCAGCAACCATGCCTCCAGCCATGCCGCGCATCTGCTGCACCTGTTTTCCATCCGCATCCCGCAGCTGGAGCCAGGCCCCGGCATCGAAACCTTCGTTTTGCAGGCGGAGCGCGTGCAGCCCGTAGCATCCACGCAGGAAGGGATTTGGCGCAGCAACGGCGGCTTGCAGGATGTGGCGATCGCTGAAATGCTGGACAGGGTTACCGCCAAACTCGGCCCGAACGTCATCGGCCGGTACATGCCCCAGGCACAGCACTGGCCGGAACAATCGTACCGGGTTACCGACAGTCTTACCGACAACCCCTCCATCGCCTGGCCGGAAAAACTGCGCCCGGTCTCCCTGCTCGCAAAACCCCAGCCCATTACCGTCACGGCCCCGATCCCGGATTATCCGCCCATGCTCTTCATCATGAACGGAAAAATCCACACCATCAAAAAAGCCGACGGGCCGGAACGCATCGAACGGGCGTGGTGGACAGACGCCGGCGAACACCGCGATTATTACATCGTGGAAGACCACGAAGGCCGCCGCTTCTGGATTTTCCGGCTGGGCCATTACGATCCGGAAAAACCCGCCGGATGGTTCGTCCATGGTTATTTCCCCTGAACAAAAACTTTAACGGTATGGCATATACGGAATTACAGGTCACCAGCAACTTCTCCTTCCTGCAAGGGGCCAGTCACCCCGATGAACTGGTGGAGGAATCGGCGATCCTGAAATATAGCGCGCTCGCCATTACCGACCACAATACCATGGCCGGCATCGTGCGGGCACATACGGCCGCGAAGGCTTTCGGCATCCGGCTCATCGTGGGCTGCAGGCTCAACCTGACCGACGGGCCAGGCTTGCTGGCATTCCCGACAGACGCGGCAGCTTACGGCAATATCTCGACGCTGCTGTCTACCGGGAACATGCGCGCAGAAAAGGGGAGATGCGATATTGCGCGGTCGGACCTGGCGAAATATGCGAAGGGAAGCCGTTTCATCGTTATTCCCCCAGCTACCCTCAACCGCTCCTTCACCTTCGATCCCGTTTTCGAGCGGCAAATGGGCGATTACCACGATCTCCTCGGCGATCAGCTCTACATCGCCGCCAGCCATGGTTATATGGGAGACGACCGCAAGCGGATCTTCCGCATCCAGCAATTGGCGGGACGCTTCAAAGCGCCCATGGTGGCTACGAACGACGTCCATTACCATACTGCCGAAAGGCGCCAGTTGCAGGACGTGCTGACCTGCATCCGTAACAAATGTACCATCGCCACGGCGGGTTACCTGCTGCATCCCAACGCGGAGCGGCATTTGAAGACTTCCCGGGAAATGGAGCGCCTGTTCCGCCAATACCCCGACGCCATCGGGCGGACGCAGGAGATTGCCGAAGCGGCACGTTTTTCCCTCGACCAGCTCACCTACGTCTATCCCCGGGAAATCACGCGGGAAGGGCGTTCCCCGCAAGCGGAACTGGAAGTGCTGGCCTGGGAAGGCGCCCATGAACGGTATGGACGGATCATCCCCCAACAAATCCAGACCGACATCCGGAAGGAGCTGGATTTTATCGAAAGAATGGAATACGCGCCGTTTTTCCTCACCGTGTACGATGTGGTCCGATATTGCAAAGCAAATGGAATTCTTTGCCAGGGGCGCGGATCTGCAGCCAACTCCACCGTTTGTTTCGTAACGGGCATTACGTCTGTAGACCCCACCAAATTCTCCCTGCTGTTCGAACGTTTCGCATCCGCCGCCCGCCGCGAACCGCCCGATATCGATCTCGACATCGAACATGAGCGGCGCGAAGAAGTGATCCAGTACCTCTACAACAAATACGGCCGGCATCGGGCCGCCATCATCGCTACCGTTACCCAGCAACGCACCAAAGGCGCCATTCTCGATGTGGGCAAGGCGATGGGGCTTTCCACGGAAACGACCAGCAAGCTGGGCGGCCTCGTCCATGAAGAAGATGACGAACATGCCGGCGAAGCGGCGATGAAGGAACTGGGCCTCAACGCCAAAGACCCGCATTTGCAGAAAGTGCTCGCTATTACCCGGCAGTACGTGGGATTTCCGCGGCAATTGGGCCAGCATGTCGGCGGGTTCGTGATCACGGACGGCAGGCTGTCTGACCTCTGTCCCGTTTTCCCGGCGCGCATGGAAAACCGCAGCAACATCGAATGGAACAAAGACGATATCGATGAACTGGGCTTCGTGAAAGTGGACGTGCTGGCGCTGGGGATGCTGACCTGCATCCGTAAATCGTTCCAGCTGCTGAAAGCGCATTACGGCCGCGACCTTACGCTGGCCACCGTTCCGCAAGACGATCCGGCGGTGTATAAAATGATCAGTGCGGCGGATACGATCGGGGTTTTCCAGATCGAAAGCCGCGCGCAGATGTCGATGCTTCCGCGGCTGGCGCCAAAAACGTTTTACGATCTCGTGGTGGAAGTGGCGATCGTAAGGCCCGGGCCCATCCAGGGCAACATGGTGCATCCTTACCTGCGGCGGCGCATGGGCCTGGAACCGGTCAGATATCCGTCGCCGGAGCTGGAGCAGATTCTCGGGCGCACCCTCGGCATCCCGCTCTTCCAGGAACAGGCCATGAAAATCGCGATCGTGGCGGCGGGGTTCACGGCCGAGGAAGCAGACCTGTTGCGCCGCAGTATGGCCAGCTTCAAGGTGAACGGGACGTTATTCAAGTTTGAAAAGAAACTGGTGGAAGGGATGACTGCCCGCGGGTACGACCGCGAATTTGCGCAGAATATCTTCGAGCAGCTGAAGGGATTCGGGAGTTATGGTTTCCCGGAAAGCCACGCCGCTTCTTTCGCTTTGCTGGTCTACATTTCGGCCTGGATCAAATGCCATTATCCGGATGTGTTCGCCTGTGCTTTGCTGAACGCCCAGCCCATGGGCTTCTACGCGCCCGCCCAGATCGTTGCCGACGCGAAACGGCATGGGGTGGAGGTGTTGCCTGTAGACGTGAATATCTCCGAATGGGACAATACCCTCGCGCCCTCCAACGGAAAATACCACGCCATGCGCCTGGGCCTCCGGCAGGTGAAAGGCGTACAGCAGGCGGAGATGGATGTTATGATAGCGCACCGCAAAACCGGCTACCAGCGCGTTTCCCAGCTGCGGGACGCAGGCGTAAGCCAGGCCATGATCGAGAAGCTCGCAGAAGCCGACGCGTTCCGGTCTATCGGCATCGACCGGCGGCGCGCGCTGTGGGAGGCCGCGGCGTTGACAGACAGGCCCACAGGCATGTTCTCCGGTCAGGCCGTAGAAACGAAACCGGAATCGCAATTATCGCTGCCATTGATGACCGAAGCCCAGCACGTGGTGCAGGATTACGCTACCACCTCCCTTTCCCTCAAAGCCCATCCCCTGAACTTTTTACGCCCCCGGCTGGAGATGCTGGGGGCCGTCACTTCTGCCGCGCTAGAAGCCCTGGGCCAGGGCGCCTTCGTTAAGCTGGCGGGCCTGGTGCTGGTGCGGCAGCGGCCGCCCACCGCCAAAAACGTCACGTTTATTACGCTGGAAGACGAATCGGGAAGCTGCAACCTCATCGTGTATGAAGCCGTTTTCGAGAAGTTCAAACATGCGATTTTGCAGGCGGATTTGTTACTGATCGAAGGGAAAGTGCAGCGGGAACAAAAAGTGATGCACATCGTGGTGAGCGCGGCGCACGACATCAGTAAAATGCTGGCCGGCCTTTCGAAATCCGGGAAAAGGATGTACGATGGCGGCGGGGAAGAACGGCCGAAAGGGAAGGTGTTCCCCGGGTCGAGGGATTTCAAGTAAAGCTGTCGTTTTTAACCCTGTTAATTGTCGCATCTGCACAGTAACCAACAGGAGATAGTTCACGAGTTTTGTTGCATCATTTAAACGAAACTATATGAACAAGCACATCCTGGCCCGCATCGTCCTCATCCTCACGGTAGCGGCCGCCTCCTGCCAACAGGCCACGAAAGAAAACCCGGCCGGTACATCCAAAGACACTACCACCCAACAACAACCGCTTCAGCCCGCCGACAGCGGATTTGCGGACGTCAACGGCATCAAAATGTATTATGAGGTGTACGGAGAAGGGAAGCCCATCGTGCTGCTGCACGGCTCTTTCATGAATATTCCCCTGAACTGGGCGCATATCATCCCATTGTTGAAAGACCGCAAGGTGATCGTCGCCGAAATGCAGGGCCATGGCCGCACCAAAGATACCGACCGCGCATTCAGCTATGAAAACATGGCAGACGATGTTTCGGGCCTCCTTAAACATTTGAAGATCGATAGTGCCGATGTGCTGGGATACAGCATGGGCGGAGGGGTCGCGTTCCAGATGGCGATCCGCCACCCCGAACAGGTGCGCCGGCTCATCGTGGTTTCCGGATCGTATGCGCACGACGGCTGGTGGCCCGATGTGGAAGCCAGTTTCGGAACGATGACGGCGGATATGTTCAAGGGAAGCCCCATCGAGCAGCAATACCTCGCTTACGGCAATGATTCCACCAAATTCCCGGCTTACATCAAAAAAGTGCTGAGCGCCGACCTGAACAATTACGACTGGTCGAAGGAAGCGAAAAGCATCAAAGCACCGCTGTTCTTCGTGATCGGCGATGCTGACGGGATCCGTTACGAGCATGCGATCGAGCTGTTCAAAGCGAAAGGCGGCGGAAAGATGGGCGACATGCACGGCCTGCCCCAATCGCGCCTCGCCATCCTGCCCGGCACCACGCATATCGGGATGATGCAGCGCACCGGATGGCTGATCCCCATGGTGACGGATTTCCTGGATTCCGACCTGGATCCCACGCCGCCGACGTTCTAAATAATTGTGGAAAAAATATTGACCGTGATGGGCCGGAATCCAGCTGAAAACCCCAGTGTTTTCGGCACTTTTGGCCCATGACGGTCATTCGTTTTTCAGCTACTTTCGGACATGAGATCAAAACCGTGGAACTCAAGGAAGTTTCCGGGACGGGCGGGCTTTGGTTCCTGCTGATCGACAACTTTTACGTCGCTTCCTTCAGGAAAAACGCGGCCACCTGGGAATGCGGTTTCCAGGACCCTCCGGGCTGGGTGACCTCTGCCGACATGCAGGTCTTATGCGACATGATCGCTTCAAACCCTTCCTGCTAGCGCGATTTCGCTTCCATCTTCTCTATTTTCGTCATTAATTCCTTCAGCAGCGCGAGTTGCGCTTCCTGCGATTTGTAGAGTTCCTGCACCTGTTCTTCCAGGAGGATGTCGATTTTCTGGTGAAGGCTGCGGATCTCCAGTTCGGCTTTCAGGTTCACGAGATAATCGTTCTCGTTCCGCATGCGGTCTTTTTCCTCCTGCCGGTTCTGGCTCATCATGATGATGGGCGCCTGCAGCGCCGCGATGCACGACAGCACGAGGTTCATGAGGATGAAAGGGTAGGGATCGAACCGGTCCGACAGCGGGCTTAGCACGTTAAAAAGTACCCAAAGCACCAAAATCACCGCAAAAGAGCAGATGAACGCCCAGCTGCCGCCGAAGCGGGCCACTTTATCGGAGATCCGTTGGCCGCGGGAGAGGATTTCCTTCGGCGGATGCAGCAGGTTATTGACGATCAGTTCTTCTTCCTCCATCGTTTTCTGGACGATATCGTGAAGCTTCTTAACCTGTTCGTTGCTCTGGCCGATCATGCCGGTGATTTCTTTTTCAACCTGTTCCATAGTTCGGGGGTTAGTGAGGTGTTTCTCAAATGTAGGAAATCTGCCGTATCGCCGCAGCCGATTTGGCCGCCTGCCCGAAATTTCGTAATATTTGTGCGTTGCAGCCCCGATAACAAGCCCCATTTTCCAAACAGGCAGGATCAAGCCCCGCATTTCTTTCCATCCATCGTTCCTGACATGAAAAACAACCCCGCCACCGCTACACCGCAGGTACAACCGAAAACGCCCGCACCGTTCTTTCCGGCTGCAGGTGCATCCTTTTTCGCGCCCGCCGCACCCGTTGCGCCGCAAGCCCAGTTGCTGCAGCGCGTTCCTGAAGATACGGGCGCCATGCACGAAGGCATCGCGGAAGAATACCGCCGCTCGCACGGGCTAACGGACGAAGACGGGCTATCCACCGCCGAGATCGTTTATCACCTGAGCGACCCCGTGTACGTGCTGAACCACGACGCCTGGACTTCCCGCAATTATTCCGCTACCGTACAGGCCTGGCAAGACAGCCGGCCGATCTGGCCCGTATTGAACAGCCCCTCCACGAAGATCAATTTCCTCCGGTTCATCCTTCATTTCGACCAAACGAACTGCCGGCCGTACCGCACTGGCAGCGGCAGTTCGGGCGGGAGCTGCGAAGCTACGGCCACCGCGCTGCAGACTTTCGAGAACGTCTGCCAGGGCTTTGCTACGCAGATGTATGCCCGGTACACATCGGCTGCCCGGATGGACGAAGCCACGACGGCGCGGATGTCGTCGCTCGCGCAGATAGACGTGGGCTCCGTGCCACAGAAGTTCCACATCCCCATTTTCATCGCCACCGTTCCGGGACATGCCTTCAACGCCGTACAGATCGCCGATAACCCCGCTGACATTCATTCCTACGTGTTTTTCGAACCGCAGAACGACCAGATCATGACGGCCGACGACCCGCAACTCCGCTCCAGCATCTACGCCACGGCGGGCACGTTTACCCTGAGCCGGCTGACCGGTTTCAACGAACGGGGGCAATACGAGCAGGAATCCACGCACACTTTCATCATGGACGCCACCAATACATTTACGGGGCTCCTGTTGCGGGCAGACCAGCGCATGCATGTGAACCGCTTGCTGCGGGATATTTTCATGGTGGAAGACCACCATGCCTGGACCTTCCTGCAAAACGAACGGCCCGGCACTACGATCGATACCGTGGTGCAGGAAACGATCCGCGGTATGCCGGACGATACGCTGGCGATGATATTCCCCTTCCTCAACGGCCGGCAATTCCGCAGGAGCAGCAGCGGTGCGATGGAAACGATCGACAGAACGGTGTACCTGGGTTTGATGAACAGGCCTGGGCTGGAGGGGTTGATACATTGAATCAGAAGGGAGGATTGTTATCTTAGCGGCATGAAAGCGTACATCCAGACAGCCGCACAACATCAATGCTCCAACGCCAACTCATATGCCGCCTATGATGGTTTTCAGCAGTTGGGATGGGAAACCGTATTTTTCAGGGATGCGGCGACGATTGCCGAT
Proteins encoded in this region:
- a CDS encoding alpha/beta hydrolase, which translates into the protein MNKHILARIVLILTVAAASCQQATKENPAGTSKDTTTQQQPLQPADSGFADVNGIKMYYEVYGEGKPIVLLHGSFMNIPLNWAHIIPLLKDRKVIVAEMQGHGRTKDTDRAFSYENMADDVSGLLKHLKIDSADVLGYSMGGGVAFQMAIRHPEQVRRLIVVSGSYAHDGWWPDVEASFGTMTADMFKGSPIEQQYLAYGNDSTKFPAYIKKVLSADLNNYDWSKEAKSIKAPLFFVIGDADGIRYEHAIELFKAKGGGKMGDMHGLPQSRLAILPGTTHIGMMQRTGWLIPMVTDFLDSDLDPTPPTF
- a CDS encoding DUF1003 domain-containing protein gives rise to the protein MEQVEKEITGMIGQSNEQVKKLHDIVQKTMEEEELIVNNLLHPPKEILSRGQRISDKVARFGGSWAFICSFAVILVLWVLFNVLSPLSDRFDPYPFILMNLVLSCIAALQAPIIMMSQNRQEEKDRMRNENDYLVNLKAELEIRSLHQKIDILLEEQVQELYKSQEAQLALLKELMTKIEKMEAKSR